In Nocardioides sp. JS614, the sequence CCCCGGACGGCGCGGTCATCACGGAGCCGGCCGCGCGGACCGCCTCCTCGGCGTACCAGCGGAAGAACTCGGCGGCGTAGGCCACCTCGCCGCGGGCGTCGGCCAGCGCCTTGCCGTTCTCCAGGGAGATCAGGTGCGCGAGCTCGTCGGCGCGCTCGCGCATCAGCTCGAAGGCCTTGCGCAGGATCTCCGAGCGCTCCCGCGGCGCGGTCGCGGCCCAGGCGGCCGCGGCGGCGTCGGCCGCGTCGACGCAGGCGAGGGCGTCCTCGACCGTGCCGTTGGCGACCGAGGTGAGGACGGCACCGGTGGCCGGGTCGAGCACGTCGAAGCGGCCCCCGTCGGACGCCGGGACCTCCTTCCCGCCGACGCAGAGGTCGAGCGGCAGGTCGGGGATCTGCGCGAGGGTGAAGTCAGCCATGGGGGTTGCCTTTCGGGTGCTGCTAGTAGGGGTTGGCGACGACCAGGTCCTGCGCCGGGAAGAGGGTGAGCACCCGGGGGCCGTCCTCGGTGATCACGATCTCCTCCTCGATCCGGGCCGCGGAGACGCCGTCGGAGGCCGGGCAGTAGGTCTCCAGCGCGAAGACCATGCCGACCTGGAGCTCGACCGGCTCCTTCATCGAGTTGAGCCGGGAGATGATCGGCCGCTCGTGCAGGCCGAGGCCGAGCCCGTGGGCGAACTGGAGGCCGAAGGCCTCCATCTCGGAGCCGAAGCCGAACTCCTCGGCCTCGGGCAGCAGCGCGGCCACCTCGTCGGTGCCGACGCCGGCGCGGATGCCGTCGATGCCGCGGTCCATCCACTCCCGCGCCTGGGTGTAGGCGTCGCGCTGGGCCGGGGTCGCGCTGCCGACCGAGAACGTGCGGTAGTAGCAGGTCCGGTAGCCGTTGAAGGAGTGGATGATGTCGAAGAACGCCTGGTCGCCGGGGCGGATCAGCCGGTCGGTGAAGTTGTGCGGGTGCGGGTTGCAGCGTTCGCCGGAGATCGCGTTGACGGCCTCGACCTGGTCCGAGCCCATCTCGTAGAGCCGCTTGTTGGCGAGCGCGACGATCTCGTTCTCGCGCACGCCGGGCTTGAGCGCCTCGACGATGTCCTGGTAGACGCCGTCGACCATCGCGGCGGCCTGGTTGAGCAGCACGATCTCGTCGTGGGACTTGATGCAGCGTGCGTCGAGCATCAGCTGCTGGGCGTCGACGACGGTCAGGCCCTGACGCTGCATCTCGAAGAGGAACGGCGGCTCCACGATGTCCACGCCGACCGGGAGGTCGGCGACGCCGGCCTCGACCAGCAGCGACTTGATCTCCGCGACCGCGGTCTCCATCAGCCCGACGCTCGGGGCGACCGCGCCGCGGAAGCCGAGGAACCCGGCCCGGTAGTTCTCCTCGGGCACCCACTGGGAGTAGATCTTGTGGTGCTTGACCGCGGACCCGAAGTCCCAGAGCACCGGCTCTTTGCCGCGCGCGACCAGCGCGTAGCGGATCATCTTGTCGCCGAGCGCCCCGCCGATCCAGGTGTGCGTGGTGTAGCGGATGTTGTAGAAGTCGAAGAGCAGGAAGGCCCCGCACTCGCTGCCCTCCAGCGCGGCCTGGGCCCGGCCGAGCCGGTAGTGGCGCAGCCGGTCGAAGTCGACCCGCTCCTCGTAGTCGACCGCCATGTGCCCGGGCGCCGGGAGCGGTCGGTTCGGGGCGCTCATCAGCCCAGCTCTCCGCCGAGCCCGTCGTCGACCTGGACGTTCTCGGCCTTGAGGGTGATGCCGGAGTTGTGCGCCTGGAGGTCGAGCAGGATCGCGAAGTCCTCCTCGACCCGGCCGCTGCTCACGCTGGCCTGGACGGCGGCGTTCGTGGCCGCGGCGACCGGCATCGGGACGTCGAGCTGGCGGGCGGCCGCGAGGCCGAGGTCGAAGTCCTTGCGCAGCAGGATCGGCGTGAACGTCGGGGTGTAGTCGAGGTTCACGAACGCCGGGGTCTTGTAGGTGGTGAACACCGAGCCCATCACCGACTTGTTGAGGAACTCCAGGAACGCGGCGCGCGACATCCCGCCCTTCTCGGCGAGCACGGTGATCTCCGCCAGGCATTGGGTGACCACGCCCAGCATCACGTTGTGGCAGATCTTCGCGAGCCGGGCGAGCTCGCCCTCCCCGACGTACGTCGCGCCCTTGCCGAGGTGGTCGAGCAGGTGGGCGACCCGCTCGTAGGTCTCCTCGGGCCCGGAGACCACGAGGCTGAGCCCGCCGGCCCGGACGACCTTGCCGTTGCCGCTGACCGGTGCGGCGAGGAAGGCCACCCCGCGCTCGCTGCAGGCGGCCCGCATCGCGGCGGAGGACTCCGTGGAGACCGTGGAGCAGTCCACGACGACGGCCGGGACCCGGGCCGGGTCCGCGAGCAGGCCGCCCTCGCCGACGAGCACCTGCTCGAGGTCGGCGGGCGTCGAGACCATCGTGAAGACGACGTCGTGGCCGCGCAGGTCGGCGATCGTGTCCGCGACCCCGCAGCCGACCTCGCTCAGCGCCTCGGCCTTGGCCCGGGTCCGGTTCCAGACGGTGACGTCCTCGCCGGCCCGCGCCAGACGGCTCGCCATCGCGGCACCCATCCTGCCGGCGCCGATCCAGCCGACCGTCAGCGAGCCGGGCTGGGGAACGGTGGTGTCCATCATGATCCTGCCTTCGTCAGTAGTGCGGGTACGGCGAGCCGGGTGGCCAGCCAGTCGGCGGTGCGGGGCCGGTGCCAGGGCGCGACGTTGGCGCAGCCGTGGTTGCCGTCCTCGAGCATCAGCAGCTCGACCGGTCCCGAGACGGCGTCGCGCAGGCGCTCGGCGTGCTCCCAGGGGATCAGCCGGTCCTGGCGTCCGAAGACGATCAGCAGCGGGGCGACCACGTCGCGGGCGGTCTCCTCGAGGTCGAGGGTCAGCGCGATCCTCCGGGCCTCCTCCTCGCTGGCGGCGCCGGAGCGGATCCGGAACGTGTCCCGGGTCAGCTGCGGCAGCCGGTCCCAGCACCCGCCGAAGTTGAACGGCCCGGCCAGCGCCACGCAGGCACGGGCCCGCTCGCCGAGCGCGGCCGCCACGCGGGGTGCGTAGTAGCCGCCGAGGCTGACGCCCCAGAGGCCGAGCCGGTCGCGGTCCACCTCCGGCAGGGTGCCGAGCGCCGCCCAGAGGGCCTCGGCCACCGGCGCCCAGTCGCCGCGGATCGGCAGGTCGTACTCCGCCTCGCCCTGGCCGGGGCCGTCGACGCTCAGCGTCGCCAGCCCGCGGTCCAAGAAGGTCTGCTCGGTCGAGCGGAGCTCCTCCTTGGCCGAGTCCAGGCCGGAGAGCAGCACCACGACCGGGTGCGGGCCCGGCCCGGTGGGCAGCCGGAGCACGCCGGCCAGCCGGCTGCCCTCGAACGGGATCTCGAGGCGACGGCCCGGCGGGTCGAGGTGCGGCAGGGCGGCGTCGAGGCAGGCGACCGCGCGGGCGTGGGCCGCGCGCATCTGGTCGAGGTCGCAGACGAAGACGAACTTCGCGAAGTGGTGGTAGACGGCGGCCTGGGCGAGGTGCTCGCCGGCCGAGCGGGTCCGGCCCTCGGCGAGGGCATCTCGCCCGAGCGCCTCGTGCGCCGCGCCGGCGGCCACCCAGGCGGCGCACCAGTCGTCCCAGCTCCCGATCCCGGCGGTCACCCGGTCGAAGTCGGCGGCCGTCACGCCGTTGACCGTGAACCGCGGGCCCCAGTGGGACACCGCGGAGTCGACGAGGTCGTCCACCTGACACCCCCTCCGCGCGCACCGTTGCAGACCGTACTGCAATCGAGTGCAGCCTTACGGCTCCGCGGTGTGATGTCAAGTAGCGCTGGCCTGCGTTGGACGTTGCTGCAATCGACTGCACAAACCGCTAGAGTGCCGGACGTGCAGCAGATCGCGGTCGGCTCGTTCACCCCGTCGGTGCTCCTCGACCTGGCCGGTTCGACCGGGCGGCTGGCGGACCGCGGCCTCGCCGTGAGCGAGGTCCCCGTCCCCTCGTCCCCGGCCCAGTTCCGCGCGCTGCTCGACGACGAGCTCGCGGTCGCGCTGACCAGCCCGGACAACGTGCTCGCCTACCGGTTCAACCCGGGCAACCCGCTCGGCGAGCTGGCCGACGTGCGGATCGTGGCCGCGATCGACCGCGGCCTGGGCCTCGGGTTGTACGGCGCTCCGGGCACGACCGCCGCGGACCTGCGCGGCGCCCGGGTCGGCGTCGACGTAGCGACGTCGGGGTTCGCGCTCGCGCTCTACGCGTTGGGCGAGTCGCTCGGGCTGGCCCGCGCGGACTACGAGCTGGTCACGCTGGGATCCACGCCGCGGCGCCTCGAAGCACTGCTGGCCGGCGAGTGCGCGGCCACGATGCTCAACGCCGGCAACGAGCTGGTCGCGGAGGCCCGCGGCTGCGTCCGCCTGGCCGGCGTGGCCGAATCGCTGGCGCCGTACCTCGGCACGGTCGCGGCCGTCGCCGGCGAGCGGCACCTCGACGTCGCGGACCGGCTCGCGGACGCGCTGCTCGACACGACGGCGGCGATCACCGGCGGCGGGCTGGGCGAGGAGGCGGCCGAGGCCGCCGCCCGCCGGCTCGGGCTCGACGACGAGCTGGCGCGGCGCTACGTCGACCGGCTGCGCGACCCCGTCGACGGGCTGGTCCCGGACGGCGGGGTGGACCCGGGGGCGCTCGCGACCCTGGTGCGGCTGCGCACGACGTACCTCCCGACCGTCGTCGACGGCGCGGAGGTCCTCGACGCCGCCCTGGCGCCGGGCTCCGGCCTGGTGCAGCCCCGGGTGCCGCGCGCGTGAGGGGGCGGCGCGCCCCGGGCGTGGACCGGCCACCCGTCGCCCCGATCCGGCTGCTCCAGCTCG encodes:
- a CDS encoding NAD(P)-dependent oxidoreductase, producing MDTTVPQPGSLTVGWIGAGRMGAAMASRLARAGEDVTVWNRTRAKAEALSEVGCGVADTIADLRGHDVVFTMVSTPADLEQVLVGEGGLLADPARVPAVVVDCSTVSTESSAAMRAACSERGVAFLAAPVSGNGKVVRAGGLSLVVSGPEETYERVAHLLDHLGKGATYVGEGELARLAKICHNVMLGVVTQCLAEITVLAEKGGMSRAAFLEFLNKSVMGSVFTTYKTPAFVNLDYTPTFTPILLRKDFDLGLAAARQLDVPMPVAAATNAAVQASVSSGRVEEDFAILLDLQAHNSGITLKAENVQVDDGLGGELG
- a CDS encoding M24 family metallopeptidase yields the protein MSAPNRPLPAPGHMAVDYEERVDFDRLRHYRLGRAQAALEGSECGAFLLFDFYNIRYTTHTWIGGALGDKMIRYALVARGKEPVLWDFGSAVKHHKIYSQWVPEENYRAGFLGFRGAVAPSVGLMETAVAEIKSLLVEAGVADLPVGVDIVEPPFLFEMQRQGLTVVDAQQLMLDARCIKSHDEIVLLNQAAAMVDGVYQDIVEALKPGVRENEIVALANKRLYEMGSDQVEAVNAISGERCNPHPHNFTDRLIRPGDQAFFDIIHSFNGYRTCYYRTFSVGSATPAQRDAYTQAREWMDRGIDGIRAGVGTDEVAALLPEAEEFGFGSEMEAFGLQFAHGLGLGLHERPIISRLNSMKEPVELQVGMVFALETYCPASDGVSAARIEEEIVITEDGPRVLTLFPAQDLVVANPY
- a CDS encoding ABC transporter substrate-binding protein; amino-acid sequence: MQQIAVGSFTPSVLLDLAGSTGRLADRGLAVSEVPVPSSPAQFRALLDDELAVALTSPDNVLAYRFNPGNPLGELADVRIVAAIDRGLGLGLYGAPGTTAADLRGARVGVDVATSGFALALYALGESLGLARADYELVTLGSTPRRLEALLAGECAATMLNAGNELVAEARGCVRLAGVAESLAPYLGTVAAVAGERHLDVADRLADALLDTTAAITGGGLGEEAAEAAARRLGLDDELARRYVDRLRDPVDGLVPDGGVDPGALATLVRLRTTYLPTVVDGAEVLDAALAPGSGLVQPRVPRA
- a CDS encoding alpha/beta hydrolase family protein codes for the protein MDDLVDSAVSHWGPRFTVNGVTAADFDRVTAGIGSWDDWCAAWVAAGAAHEALGRDALAEGRTRSAGEHLAQAAVYHHFAKFVFVCDLDQMRAAHARAVACLDAALPHLDPPGRRLEIPFEGSRLAGVLRLPTGPGPHPVVVLLSGLDSAKEELRSTEQTFLDRGLATLSVDGPGQGEAEYDLPIRGDWAPVAEALWAALGTLPEVDRDRLGLWGVSLGGYYAPRVAAALGERARACVALAGPFNFGGCWDRLPQLTRDTFRIRSGAASEEEARRIALTLDLEETARDVVAPLLIVFGRQDRLIPWEHAERLRDAVSGPVELLMLEDGNHGCANVAPWHRPRTADWLATRLAVPALLTKAGS